Proteins from a single region of Euleptes europaea isolate rEulEur1 chromosome 21, rEulEur1.hap1, whole genome shotgun sequence:
- the BUD31 gene encoding protein BUD31 homolog, with amino-acid sequence MPKVKRSRKPPPDGWELIEPTLDELDQKMREAETEPHEGKRKVESLWPIFRIHHQKTRYIFDLFYKRKAISRELYEYCIREGYADKNLIAKWKKQGYENLCCLRCIQTRDTNFGTNCICRVPKSKLEVGRIIECTHCGCRGCSG; translated from the exons ATGCCCAAGGTGAAAAGGAGCAGAAAACCTCCTCCGGATGGTTGGGAGTTGATTGAACCAACTTTAGATGAGCTGGATCAGAAAATGAGAGAAG CTGAGACTGAACCACACGAAGGGAAGAGGAAAGTGGAATCCCTTTGGCCCATTTTCAGAATTCACCACCAGAAAACACGTTACATTTTTGATCTCTTTTATAAGAGAAAAGCCATCAGTAGAG AATTGTACGAGTATTGCATCAGAGAAGGATACGCTGACAAAAACCTGATTGCGAAGTGGAAGAAGCAGGGCTACGAAAACCTCTGCTGCTTGCGTTGCATCCAGACGCGGGACACGAACTTTGGCACCAACTGCATCTGTCGGGTTCCCAAAAGCAAGCTGGAAGTG GGGAGAATCATTGAGTGCACTCACTGCGGCTGCCGAGGCTGCTCCGGATGA
- the PTCD1 gene encoding pentatricopeptide repeat-containing protein 1, mitochondrial encodes MAGQLISRYFPAGLHALKASFCPPTSPACKLGAIPRKLMASPENPRHPLNFLGSRPFSSSQAVGRGRDLNESRPASSSETVTEEEADTEEGFGTLSEKFSSRRFFYKAKTELHDLQLRTQGVAAEEEEELRPPPRRGRRNTPYWYFLRCKALIKEDKLAEALDLFEVQMLKEERLQPEESNYTVLIGGCGRAGYVKKAFKLYNDMKKRGLVPTDATYTALFNACAESPWKDSGLQNALRLQQQLRDCNLELNVISYQALLKVCAFCSDLRTCFEVFKEMIQKGHSVTTETFNFLLMGCIKDKENGFRYALQLWRQMAKLDVKPDSYTYNLMLAAARGCGLGDPLVASELLLRAPEESPAMPRLRQRRKTKGHRGKEPGPGVGLQLDVEVLERCMFPEDSRKPAEPFLSQETRAGKTIAEEDLTDDSTGPDSKTSENSLISNQYQLVPSFAGVNVGFSMGAGSPPNLLDLPSPNGNLISLGTVATASDRLALMGNLEGFLKKMKEDNVAGNIKTFTLLAELVEPNSPSESSLLTVIKEHKVKPDLTFFNTLVRKKSKRADLDGAKSLLPILAKEGLHPDLHTFCNLAIACHKQKDGLQLLSDMKQLGINPNIHIYGALLNAAVKKLDYAYLIEILRDMRNTQTAPNEFVLQMLEFAAQYPPDFDRYKRKDRYLEKIDGFRAYYFRWLKWMGAEEQPHPWAKYRTGKRSPSKASAGDE; translated from the exons ATGGCCGGGCAGCTGATATCCCGGTACTTCCCTGCGGGCCTCCACGCCCTGAAAGCTTCTTTCTGCCCTCCAACGTCTCCGGCTTGCAAACTGGGGGCGATTCCGCGGAAACTGATGGCCTCCCCTGAAAACCCACGGCATCCGCTCAACTTCCTGGGCTCAAGGCCTTTCAGCTCATCCCAAGCGGTTGGCCGTGGCAGGGACTTGAATGAGAGTCGCCCCGCCAGCTCCTCTGAAACCGTCACAGAAGAGGAAGCTGACACGGAGGAAGGCTTTGGCACGCTGTCTGAAAAGTTTTCTTCCCGGCGCTTTTTTTATAAAGCAAAGACAGAGCTTCACGACTTACAGCTCCGAACGCAGGGAGTGgcagctgaggaggaggaagagctgagGCCACCACCCAGACGAGGCCGTCGGAACACTCCTTATTGGTACTTCTTACGTTGCAAGGCGTTGATCAAGGAAGATAAG TTGGCCGAGGCCCTGGACCTGTTTGAGGTGCAGATGCTGAAGGAAGAGCGCCTCCAGCCAGAGGAGAGCAATTACACGGTGCTGATTGGCGGCTGCGGCAGGGCTGGCTACGTGAAGAAGGCGTTCAAGCTCTATAATGAC ATGAAAAAGCGAGGCTTGGTCCCCACCGACGCCACCTACACAGCCCTCTTCAACGCCTGCGCGGAATCGCCCTGGAAAGATTCAGGCTTACAGAACGCGCTCAGGTTGCAGCAGCAGCTGagggactgtaatctggagctGAACGTCATCAGCTATCAGGCGCTGTTGAAAGTCTGTGCCTTCTGCTCAGATCTCCGGACGTGCTTTGAGGTGTTCAAG gAAATGATCCAGAAAGGCCACAGCGTCACCACGGAGACTTTCAACTTTTTGCTGATGGGGTGCATAAAAGACAAAGAGAACGGTTTCCGATACGCCTTGcag CTGTGGCGGCAGATGGCGAAACTGGACGTCAAACCCGACAGCTACACCTACAACTTGATGCTGGCGGCTGCCAGAGGCTGCGGCCTGGGCGACCCCCTCGTAGCTTCAGAGCTGTTGCTGAGAGCTCCCGAGGAGAGCCCAGCGATGCCAAGACTGAGACAAAGGCGGAAGACAAAGGGTCACAGGGGGAAGGAACCGGGCCCTGGAGTTGGGCTGCAGTTAGATGTAGAAGTGCTGGAAAGATGCATGTTTCCGGAGGATTCCAGAAAACCTGCGGAGCCTTTTCTCAGCCAAGAAACCAGAGCAGGCAAGACTATTGCAGAGGAAGACCTCACCGATGATTCTACTGGGCCGGATTCCAAGACATCTGAGAATTCGCTGATCTCAAATCAGTACCAGCTCGTTCCAAGTTTTGCAGGAGTGAACGTGGGTTTCTCCATGGGTGCTGGCTCTCCTCCCAACTTGCTGGACTTGCCGAGCCCGAACGGCAACCTGATTTCTTTAGGGACGGTGGCCACGGCCTCCGACAGGCTGGCTCTGATGGGGAACCTGGAGGGCTTCTTAAAGAAAATGAAGGAGGACAACGTGGCAGGCAACATCAAAACTTTCACGCTTCTGGCCGAGCTGGTGGAGCCCAACAGCCCGTCAGAATCTTCCTTGTTGACAGTGATAAAGGAGCACAAGGTGAAGCCCGATCTGACCTTCTTCAATACGTTGGTGAGGAAGAAGAGCAAGCGAGCGGATCTGGATGGAGCAAAG AGCCTGCTGCCCATTCTGGCGAAGGAAGGACTACACCCGGACCTGCACACTTTTTGCAACTTGGCGATAGCTTGCCACAAACAGAAGGACGGACTGCAGTTACTCTCCGACATGAAG CAATTGGGGATAAATCCAAACATCCACATCTATGGCGCACTGCTCAATGCAGCTGTGAAGAAGCTGGACTATGCGTACCTCATTGAGATCCTCAGGGACATGAGGAACACACAGACGGCCCCAAATGAATTTGTCTTGCAGATGCTAGAGTTTGCTGCTCAGTATCCTCCAGACTTTGACCGA TACAAGAGAAAAGACCGCTATCTGGAAAAAATTGACGGCTTCAGAGCATACTATTTCCGCTGGCTGAAGTGGATGGGAGCAGAGGAGCAGCCGCACCCATGGGCCAAATACAGAACGGGAAAGCGGTCGCCAAGCAAAGCCAGTGCAGGAGACGAATGA